DNA from Leucoraja erinacea ecotype New England chromosome 39, Leri_hhj_1, whole genome shotgun sequence:
CATTTTAAGAGCAATTTTTACAGCACATTTGGACACTGTAGATAGGAACGTAACTAAACATTTTGATAGGAATTAATAAAGACAAATAGTTACATAATGCTCCAATGGATGTGAATGAATCCTGGGAGAGGTGTgagcaaatgtgtgtgtgtgtccatgcccATGTAAGTGGGTTTGTACATGATATGGAGCAAGCTGTTGTGCACTGGGTAGTGCTTCCTGAGGGGCTGTGGAAGGCGATCTCAACAGAAATGTTCAAAAATTGGTTTAGGAAGGAAAGTACATAAAGTATTTACCATCATTCTTTTGGGTCCAATCCCAAAATACTGTGAATAGACCAATTCCAACACATGAATGAGGGTAAAAGGTAGAAGAGTCCAAATACACCAAGCTTGCTTTGGAAGGAGCCGCTATAACCGGCAGTGTTGGACACCAACCTTCACACTGTCCACGTGAGGATTGATGAAACCCGTCTTCTCCAGGTCCAGTACATGCACCATTGAGAGCTGAGGCACCCCTGGAGGGAACGCAATATCCCGCAGCCGCTGCAGGATAGCTGCATTCTGCTCACTCCACTGCAACTTCTCAATCTCCCGATAACCATGGATTGCCTCCGATCAGTtaacagaaagagagagaaaaaaatcaatCACAACCCTGAGCTATCTGCTACAGGATACTCTTCACAATGTAAATAGCAGGGTGAAGTGGCACAAAATGTCCCCAAATAGCAAGATTGAGAAAAATCCCTGCGGCGAGTACAATTACTATGTttaaaacagttagataggttcacagataggaaaggtttagaaggttgTGGGCAAATGGAAGGCAATTTGGATGCTTGGATGAGTTGGATCAAAATGGTTCGTTTCTACGTTGTATGTCTATGGCTTTATGTTATTAGTATATTAAGGGCAAGCGGTCAACTAGGGAAAACGTAGGGACCATTAGGATCAAGGTGGCAACCTGTGTGTGGATCCAGAATTTAGATCTAAAATGAATATATCTCGTCCGATTTTCCTTTAGAAAGGGATGtgtatttggagaattgaaaggACAGTGGAATCGTTGAACAACCAACCGTGGAAAAGTGACAGATATTAGATGTCTTAGTGCGTTTATGATGGTTAGGTTTACAGGGGCTGCTTATAGGAAGCGATGGAGCAGATTACTGTCAAGCAGTGTAATAAAATGAATgagaaaaaaagtgcaaggtatgtgtgtgtgtgtgtatatatatatgtgtgtatacacacacacaccttaatGATTGATAAgacaatgagaggcatagatacggtCGAGCAGGGGAGTGTCGagttttaaggcgagaggggagacatttaaaggagatctaAGGGTAGGTTTTCCACAGAGGTGGTGGTCACCTTGGTAGTTTTAGCCTTTGATCGCGGTGGTGCAGATTACCTGGTCCCAGTGATCGTGTTGGTAGCGCTGGCGCTTGAGCCGTGGCTCCAGCTCCTGAAGCAGCGCCGCCTCCTCGGCCGGGCTGACGAAGCCGGGCCGCAGCTCCACGTCCCGGGACAAGCGCTGGACCAGCTCGGGGCTGGAGGCGAGCATCAGCTGCGGGCCCGGCGCTCCGTGAGGCCTGTGGGGCTGCAGCAGCAACACccgcggcctcagcgccctgccCCGGCCCAGGGCCCGCACACACAGGCCGCTCGGACTCATGGCCCCGGGGAAAAGGCCTTTGTGAGTAAAAACGACCCGTTCAGATCAGTCCATGGGC
Protein-coding regions in this window:
- the alkbh7 gene encoding alpha-ketoglutarate-dependent dioxygenase alkB homolog 7, mitochondrial, coding for MSPSGLCVRALGRGRALRPRVLLLQPHRPHGAPGPQLMLASSPELVQRLSRDVELRPGFVSPAEEAALLQELEPRLKRQRYQHDHWDQAIHGYREIEKLQWSEQNAAILQRLRDIAFPPGVPQLSMVHVLDLEKTGFINPHVDSVKFCGDTIAGLCLLSGSVMRLLSEDNSGDRVDLLLQRRCAYVLRGAARYQFSHQILKEEESFFGGQKVLRDRRISVICRNLPVSPVAATG